One genomic region from Manis pentadactyla isolate mManPen7 chromosome 12, mManPen7.hap1, whole genome shotgun sequence encodes:
- the SOD2 gene encoding superoxide dismutase [Mn], mitochondrial encodes MLSRAACSTSRRLLPALGSLGSRQKHSLPDLSYDYGALEPHINAQIMQLHHSKHHAAYVNNLNTAEEKYQEALAKGDVTTQIALQPALKFNGGGHINHSIFWTNLSPNGGGEPKGELLEAIKRDFGSFEKFKEKLTTLSVGVQGSGWGWLGFDKELGCLRIVACPNQDPLQGTTGLIPLLGIDVWEHAYYLQYKNVRPDYLKAIWNVINWENVTARYTACKK; translated from the exons ATGTTGTCCCGTGCGGCGTGCAG CACGAGCAGgaggctgctgccagccttgGGGTCCCTGGGCTCCAGGCAGAAGCATAGCCTGCCCGACTTGTCCTACGACTACGGCGCCCTGGAGCCTCACATCAACGCGCAGATCATGCAGCTGCATCACAGCAAGCACCACGCGGCCTACGTGAACAACCTGAACACCGCCGAGGAGAAGTACCAGGAGGCGCTGGCCAAGG GTGATGTAACAACTCAGATAGCTCTTCAGCCTGCGCTGAAGTTCAATGGTGGAGGCCATATCAATCATAGCATTTTCTGGACAAACCTGAGCCCTAACGGTGGTGGAGAACCCAAAG gggaATTGCTGGAAGCCATCAAACGTGACTTTGGATCCTTTGAGAAATTTAAGGAGAAATTGACCACTCTATCTGTTGGTGTCCAAGGCTCAGGTTGGGGTTGGCTTGGTTTTGATAAGGAATTGGGATGCTTACGGATTGTTGCTTGTCCTAACCAGGATCCCCTGCAAGGAACAACAG GTCTTATCCCACTGCTGGGGATTGATGTGTGGGAGCATGCTTATTACCTTCAGTATAAAAATGTCAGACCTGATTATCTAAAAGCTATTTGGAATGTAATCAACTGGGAAAATGTAACTGCAAGATACACTGCTTGCAAGAAGTAA